CCTACGACGCCTTCCAGGCCGGCTTCCGCCACGCGTACGGACGCGAAGCCGTCTACACGGGCATCGGCGGCTCCATCCCGTTCGTGCAGGCCTTCTCCGACGCGTTCCCGTGGGCCGATCTGGTGCTGACCGGAGCCGGCGACCCCACCAGTTACATCCACGGCCCCAACGAAAGCCTCGACCTGGGCGAGTTGCGCCGGAGCGCCGTCGCCGAGGCGGTGGCCTTGCGGGCCTTGGCCGGCTGAGCCGCCGGGCGGCGCGCCGGTCAGACCCCGGTGCCGAACGCCAACTGGCGCCAAGCCTCGAACAGGACGATGGCGACCGCATTGGAGAGGTTGAGGCTCCTGCGATCCGGCAGCATCGGGATCCGGAGGGTCTCGGTCACCCCCTCGTGGCCCAGGATGCGCCCGCTCAGCCCGACGCTCTCCGGACCGAACAGCAAGCCGTCCCCCACGCGATAGGCCACGTCGGAGTACCGCTTCCGGCCGCCTCCCGACATGGCGAACAGTCGTACCGGTCCGGCCGCGTCCAGGTATGCTTCGAAGTCGGCGTGTTCCATGACGTTCGCGTACTCGTGGTAATCGAGCCCGGCCCGCCTCAGTCGGGTGTCATCCATGGAGAACCCCAGCGGGTGGACCAGATGCAGGTCGGCGCCGGTGTTGGCGCACAGACGGATGATGTTGCCCGTGTTGGGCGGTATCTCGGGCCGGTAGAGGACTACCTGGAACATGCCCGGTGTCCTGGCCTCAAGAGAACGCGAAAATCGCGCCGAGCGGGCTTCGCCCGCCGGGCCCTCCCCCACCACCACCTGTCCTGGTTCGGAGCGTGGTCGACCATGCCCGGCCGGCTGCCGGGTGCGGCGGTTCGCTCCGTGAACCCTATGTTCCCTCCGGGCTGGCCGGACCGATCGGTAATGGCATCATCGGCCGGTGTAGGTGCTTGGCGATACTCAACATATGGTGGGGGTGTGACAGATTCGACCCCTCCCCTCCGATCGGTGGATCGTTCATCGCCAGCCACAACCGGTCGGGCCTAGAAGAGGCGCAGGTGATTGGACGGTGCGCCTCTCAGTTGCTCGTAGTCCACTTCCACGCAGGAGATGCCTCGTGCCGCCGCCAGCACCTTGGCCTGCGGGGCGATGATCGTGGCAGCGAGCACTCCCCGGAGCGGATGCAGGCGCGAGTCGTTGCCGAGGCGGTCCAGGTACCGGGTCAGCTGCTCCACCCCGTCCATCTCGCCCTTCCGCTTGATCTCGACCGCCACCGTGTCGCCGTCCGCCGCCCGGCACAGCAGATCGACCGGGCCGATGTCGGTGGGGTACTCCCGTCGAACCACCACCAGCCCCTCCTCCAGTAACTCCGGCTTGGCGGCCAGCAACTCCTGGAGATGAGCCTCTACACCGTCCTTCTCCAACCCCGGATCCTGACCCAGATCGAAATGGTGGTCGGACACGACCTCCTCGATCCGGATGGTCAACTCCTCCCCTTTAGGGTTGGTGACCAGCCAGCGAGCCTCCTCCTCGACCAGCGTGTTGGGAGCGTTCATCCAGTTCAGAGGCTTGTAGGCCCCTCCATCGGCGTGGATGGCCACGCACCCGTCCGCCTTGACCATGATCAAGCGGATAGCGGAGGGAAGGTGGGCGGTGAGGCGGCCGCGGTAGTCGACCGAGCAGCGCGCGATGACCAAGCGCATCGTGACGGGAGGATAACCGCGAGCCGCTCGCCCGCGTAACGGACCCATGGCCGATCCTCGCCACCGAGCGGGCGCCGCAACGGTCGGACCGGGGTGGAGACCCCACTATTCGTGTAACAAC
The genomic region above belongs to bacterium and contains:
- a CDS encoding tRNA (cytidine(34)-2'-O)-methyltransferase — protein: MFQVVLYRPEIPPNTGNIIRLCANTGADLHLVHPLGFSMDDTRLRRAGLDYHEYANVMEHADFEAYLDAAGPVRLFAMSGGGRKRYSDVAYRVGDGLLFGPESVGLSGRILGHEGVTETLRIPMLPDRRSLNLSNAVAIVLFEAWRQLAFGTGV
- the nucS gene encoding endonuclease NucS; the protein is MRLVIARCSVDYRGRLTAHLPSAIRLIMVKADGCVAIHADGGAYKPLNWMNAPNTLVEEEARWLVTNPKGEELTIRIEEVVSDHHFDLGQDPGLEKDGVEAHLQELLAAKPELLEEGLVVVRREYPTDIGPVDLLCRAADGDTVAVEIKRKGEMDGVEQLTRYLDRLGNDSRLHPLRGVLAATIIAPQAKVLAAARGISCVEVDYEQLRGAPSNHLRLF